CGCAGCGCCCATGGCATCAGAATAAATATCACCACCATATTTCACCTGAATGAATGGCTTTATCTGGGCTAAGAGAGCGTCTGTGACACCTGCTACCTGCATTAAAGTTCCAACACGAGCAAATGCACCGTGCTCCGAACGGTAGTTAATCATCTCTTGTGCAACGCCGTAGGTCATTCCTGGCAAATCGTAGAGCATATCTCGGTCAGCGCCATTGATATTCATTGGGCGCTCGCACAACGCAGCCAAAAGTTCGTATTCATCTTCCGTAATATCTGTTTGCAACAGGAACTCTTCGAGGTCGTCACACGTATTGATGAAGACGTAGGTGCCGTATTCACGTGCCTGCGCAACAGAGCTTAGGCATATTACCAGCCATAGAATCCCAAGGGATAAGAAGCGCTTCATTCGCATGCCCCCCAGATTCCAGCGCTCTGCTCTTTTGCCAAAGCTTCCAACGATTGAAATTCATCAGCTAAGCTATAATTGGGTTCAATCAATAAAACTTGCCCATAACCTCGCTCCACCAAAATAAAATTCACCATGCGCTCTCCGCGAAAGACAAAACCCAATAGGCGGTCATAGCGGTCTTTGCATTCTTGGTCGTACTCGATGGTCACCGAGCGCCCGAGGACTAAGTCCTCATTCACTTGCTTGGCTTCTTCAGCCAAACACTCAGCTGGGTCGCTGCTGTTGCTATTGAGCTCTGGGGCATCGAGATTGAGGTATCGTAGACGAAATATCTCGCCGCCAGCTTCAACATCAACTGTATCGCCATCGACCACATTCGTTACAACGCCCTCAGTGGGACCGCATAAAGATTGGGTCAAAGTTTCACCGCCGCAGCCGCCCAAAAGGGCTGCCGCGATTATCATCGCATATTTCATTTGGATATTACTCCCCGCAGATTGGGTTCGCTGAGCCCGGAGTTCCCAATAAAGGAAGCTCCGCAGGAACACTCTGGGTGGCCACGCACCAATTATTCAGATCATTATTTGCCGTTGCATCCAATTGCGCCGGGTCGAGTGAATAGCTCGCACCCGAGGTAGGATCAAATGGTCCTGCGGTTTCATCCAGGATCGAACCGTCAGCGTTCACCAGTTTTAGCGTAAGGTCACTGACGTAAAATAAGGTAGCCGTCGCAGAACCAATGGTGGCCGCGGTGGGAACACCTTCAGCTGCTGCGCCCTGCCCGCCAATAACAATATAGCCTCCCGGTTCAACCGATACGCATTCATCGCTCTCGATGGTTTCGTCAGTCATACTGCCCGTGGTTTTATGGGCTTCAATGATTAGGCCATTGAGGTCGAAGACGGCATCAGAGGTGTTGTAGAACTCCACCCAGTCGCGGCCTGCGTCTGAACCATCGGGGTTTGCAAATACCTCTGAGATAATCACCTCGCCCACATCAGGCAAGGTCAGCGTTCGGGGGCCATCGGTCCCCACACAAGATGCGCCGCATAGGTTGGCTGCTCCGGGAGTACCATAGCCTTCATAACTGCCCGATGTTTGCGATTCGCAAAATGCGCTAGAAACATCATTGGCATCAGCAGAGAGGCTTCCTGGCTGGAGGCTTGCCGAGCGCCCGCTTGCGGTGTCGGGAACCATAGCGAAATCAATTATGCTTTGCCCAAACGCGATTTCAATTCGAAGCTCGGAGTCGTTTAGAAAACTCAGCGTATCGTCAATGGCCAGAGGTGTGATTCCACCATTCATTGTTTCGTCTGCGGAAGCGCCTATTACCACATAAGTGCCGGGCTGAGCCGCTAAGCAGGTTTCACTGGTAAGTGTGAAATCTTTACTGCTGCCTGTATCCATTTTGACGTTGGTGATCGTAAGCCCATTTAAATCTACGGGCTGCGCTGCCGCCACATACACTTCAAGCCACTCTTTGCCGCCGTCTGTACTGGATGGATCGATAAGAATTTCTGAGACAATCAAGTCTCCCACAGCTGCAACAGATACGGGCCGAATACCATCGGCGTCCATGCAGCTCACGGTACCGCAAAGTGCGTTCGCTGCACCCGGGGTTCCTACGCCGTCAAACGCGGTATTTTCTTCAAGTGGGCTCTGGCAAAACGCACCTGGCAAATCATTGCCATCGTGGGTAAGCATGCCACCATCTAGAGACCAGCTGCGGCCTGCTTCTGGCTCTTCAAGCACAACACGGTCGAGGAGTTCACCACGGCGCGTAATTTCGATGGTAGCCTGGGCATCGTTAAAGAATGCAAGCCCTGGCGCAACGGCATCGACGACCAAGTTACCGTTGATGCTTGTGTCTGCAGAAGCACCGATAACGAGATAATCCCCCGGATTACCTTGCACACAAGCCACGCCTGAGATTTCGGCGCTATCCACATCACTGGCATCGGCACGGGTCGACGTAATGACGAGGCGGTTCAAGTCTACTGAGTCGGAGCCCGCTACATAAATCTCAATCCATTCCTTATTGGTATCGGTACCATCAGGGTTAATAAGGACCTCACTGATGACGAGGTCTCCCAAGACTGGGTCGCTGATATCCCGCGGTCCGTCTTCACCATTGCAACTGACGAACCCACACGCAGTGTTTGCACTGCCGGGGCTTCCAAAATTTCCATCCGAGTACTCTGTTGCGCCTTCGCACCAATAGGTTGCACTGTCGTTGAGTAAAGAATCAGGCGCC
The sequence above is a segment of the Deltaproteobacteria bacterium genome. Coding sequences within it:
- a CDS encoding thermonuclease, with translation MIIAAALLGGCGGETLTQSLCGPTEGVVTNVVDGDTVDVEAGGEIFRLRYLNLDAPELNSNSSDPAECLAEEAKQVNEDLVLGRSVTIEYDQECKDRYDRLLGFVFRGERMVNFILVERGYGQVLLIEPNYSLADEFQSLEALAKEQSAGIWGACE
- a CDS encoding lamin tail domain-containing protein, which produces MKNILYKPRTISFSLAFAAIFLSACEAPVEVGTGCDALVGDVVISEIMANPSGADGDGEWFEIYNAASRPLVLDRLELRRLSFNSDGGIEVKQHYLRNLGTLEANAYFVLGDGVVGVEPIDYDYAPLDGLTNENLGALGNTKGGIAIACGGALIDEVWYGTDDGLPEPSEGRSLSLEGDVAPDSLLNDSATYWCEGATEYSDGNFGSPGSANTACGFVSCNGEDGPRDISDPVLGDLVISEVLINPDGTDTNKEWIEIYVAGSDSVDLNRLVITSTRADASDVDSAEISGVACVQGNPGDYLVIGASADTSINGNLVVDAVAPGLAFFNDAQATIEITRRGELLDRVVLEEPEAGRSWSLDGGMLTHDGNDLPGAFCQSPLEENTAFDGVGTPGAANALCGTVSCMDADGIRPVSVAAVGDLIVSEILIDPSSTDGGKEWLEVYVAAAQPVDLNGLTITNVKMDTGSSKDFTLTSETCLAAQPGTYVVIGASADETMNGGITPLAIDDTLSFLNDSELRIEIAFGQSIIDFAMVPDTASGRSASLQPGSLSADANDVSSAFCESQTSGSYEGYGTPGAANLCGASCVGTDGPRTLTLPDVGEVIISEVFANPDGSDAGRDWVEFYNTSDAVFDLNGLIIEAHKTTGSMTDETIESDECVSVEPGGYIVIGGQGAAAEGVPTAATIGSATATLFYVSDLTLKLVNADGSILDETAGPFDPTSGASYSLDPAQLDATANNDLNNWCVATQSVPAELPLLGTPGSANPICGE